In a genomic window of Sulfuriferula nivalis:
- the fliD gene encoding flagellar filament capping protein FliD produces MSTSTVASSTASGVLDVQSLVSQLMAVEQQPVDKLNAAVTSYQSMISSWGTISSLVSGLQTSITNLTNNLQGYVATPSDSSIFSASADSTAVAGTYSLNVTQLAQAQNLVATGQTSSTAAIGTGTATTITFDFGSISLGTPPTGTLTNGVYSGASFTSNASGTKSITIDSSNNSLQGIRDAINAANMGVTATIVNDGSGTPYRLTLTSNSSGASNSMKITTSGGDSAVDNLLAYDPAGTQNLNQTVTAQNANLTVNGIAITSSSNKVADAIQGVTLSLNKTTTSAESLTVARDTNTINTAFTGLVSAYNALATQLTSRSAYGTSTSPAGSLAGDGVIRAMQDQLRNVFNTAVTGGAYSSLAQVGIAFQVDGSLQLDSTALNNAITNNFSDLNNLVSSTSGIGTRLNAWATSMLSPGDGLIATRTASLNSSIKNDNTQIDQLTARLVTVKQNYITQYSNLNVLLGSMNATSSFLTKQLA; encoded by the coding sequence ATGTCAACAAGTACAGTCGCATCTTCAACCGCATCAGGTGTGCTCGATGTTCAGTCACTTGTTTCACAATTGATGGCAGTCGAGCAACAACCGGTAGATAAACTTAATGCCGCGGTCACTAGCTATCAGTCCATGATATCTTCCTGGGGCACTATTAGCAGCTTAGTGTCGGGCTTACAAACCTCAATAACCAACCTGACCAATAATTTACAGGGTTATGTAGCTACGCCTTCGGACTCAAGTATCTTTTCCGCATCTGCCGACAGCACTGCTGTAGCTGGAACATACTCGTTAAATGTGACTCAACTTGCACAAGCTCAAAATTTAGTCGCTACAGGACAAACGAGCAGTACTGCAGCCATAGGCACTGGCACAGCGACCACCATTACATTTGATTTTGGCAGTATTAGCCTGGGCACACCGCCTACGGGCACATTAACAAATGGCGTGTACAGTGGAGCGAGCTTTACATCCAATGCCAGCGGTACAAAAAGTATCACTATAGACAGTAGCAACAATTCTCTGCAAGGTATCAGAGACGCGATCAATGCGGCCAACATGGGTGTTACTGCGACTATTGTGAACGATGGTAGTGGCACGCCATATCGCCTGACTTTAACGTCGAATAGCTCGGGTGCCAGCAACAGTATGAAAATCACCACTAGTGGTGGTGACAGTGCCGTTGACAACTTATTAGCCTATGACCCTGCTGGCACACAAAATCTCAATCAAACAGTTACGGCGCAAAACGCGAATCTGACTGTAAATGGTATTGCGATCACCAGCTCATCCAATAAAGTTGCCGATGCTATTCAAGGCGTAACATTGTCGCTTAATAAGACAACCACTTCCGCAGAATCCTTAACGGTTGCTAGAGATACAAACACCATTAACACAGCATTTACTGGATTAGTTAGCGCATATAATGCGCTTGCCACCCAACTCACTTCACGCTCAGCTTATGGCACCAGCACCTCACCAGCGGGGTCATTAGCTGGTGATGGCGTAATTCGCGCCATGCAAGATCAACTACGCAATGTGTTTAATACTGCAGTAACCGGTGGTGCTTATAGCTCCTTAGCCCAGGTTGGTATAGCTTTTCAGGTTGACGGTTCATTGCAATTAGATAGCACGGCGCTTAACAATGCCATTACTAATAATTTTAGCGATCTGAATAATCTAGTGTCCTCGACTTCGGGCATAGGTACGCGATTAAATGCCTGGGCGACTTCTATGCTCTCACCTGGGGATGGCCTAATTGCCACGCGTACTGCAAGTTTAAATAGCTCAATAAAAAACGACAACACACAAATTGATCAGTTAACAGCGCGCCTAGTTACAGTTAAACAAAACTATATTACACAATATAGCAATCTGAACGTATTGTTAGGTAGCATGAATGCCACCAGCAGCTTCCTGACCAAACAACTCGCATAA
- the fliS gene encoding flagellar export chaperone FliS, translating into MFGSAQRGINAYAKVELETGVLAASPHKLITMLFDGAKMAIDKAITHTQNNEIAPKGRAISHAMSIISDGLQASLNKDVGGEIALNLDALYSYMVMRLLDANVHNDISKLNEVKSLLEELRSAWITIDNTNNVRSTIASAPITTPHDTLAPRKISFVEA; encoded by the coding sequence ATGTTTGGATCTGCGCAAAGAGGCATAAATGCATACGCAAAAGTAGAACTGGAAACCGGCGTACTTGCAGCATCACCACATAAGCTGATTACCATGCTGTTTGATGGTGCAAAAATGGCTATCGATAAAGCCATTACGCATACCCAAAACAATGAAATCGCACCAAAGGGTAGAGCAATCTCTCATGCTATGTCTATCATCAGTGATGGTTTGCAAGCAAGCTTGAATAAGGACGTTGGTGGAGAAATCGCCTTGAACTTAGACGCTTTGTACAGTTACATGGTAATGCGTTTACTCGATGCAAACGTTCATAACGACATTAGCAAGCTAAATGAAGTGAAATCTTTATTAGAAGAGTTACGGAGCGCTTGGATCACTATTGATAACACAAATAATGTGCGTTCAACTATAGCTAGCGCTCCCATAACAACCCCGCACGATACACTGGCACCTCGTAAAATTTCCTTTGTGGAGGCATAA
- a CDS encoding flagellar protein FliT: MMNCEEIIDTYESVAQITKNMLDAARQGAWDDLISLESKVATHINQLSTYEAPVKLTPALRNRKLTVIKQILADDKEIRNLTEPWMEKLSGLISSTQMEQKLSVSYGSQSLR; the protein is encoded by the coding sequence ATGATGAATTGTGAAGAAATTATTGATACTTACGAGTCAGTTGCACAAATCACCAAGAACATGCTTGATGCAGCACGTCAGGGCGCCTGGGATGATTTGATTAGTTTGGAATCAAAAGTAGCTACACATATTAACCAACTTTCAACTTACGAAGCACCTGTCAAATTGACGCCCGCTTTACGCAATCGCAAGTTAACAGTAATCAAGCAAATTTTAGCTGATGACAAAGAAATTCGTAATTTAACTGAGCCATGGATGGAAAAGTTATCCGGTTTAATTAGCAGCACCCAGATGGAACAAAAACTCTCCGTGTCTTATGGCAGTCAATCGTTGCGATAA
- a CDS encoding flagellar hook-length control protein FliK — MNFAPAELTGTRPVTLIHASSPISPLGDIKDELLHRLTQISLGQQLVANVQSKLSDGSFLVKLADTVAKMNLPNSTEVGSKLNLTLIGKEPRPTFVISPSAENITSGINSTPTDISNTAHLISTLLQNSSNQPPAMIIAKSNTVLMNQTSQPQAVAQTLQQAISQSGVFYESHLANWASGHMNVTQLMQEPQAQLSPRLETSSSTDTTNKLTELSNNPTLQQLVNTQLQTLEQNHLIWQGNAWPGQAMQWEISQDTPQHNQQQTSAESTWHSDVKFELPALGNITATLRLTGTHLSVQIQTENPDSANKLQTNTTLLVNALSAAGIPIDAVLIKPAISATQVPVDLSMSQNNE; from the coding sequence ATGAACTTCGCGCCGGCAGAGCTTACAGGCACTCGCCCCGTAACACTGATACACGCATCATCTCCGATATCCCCTTTAGGGGATATTAAGGACGAGTTACTTCACAGATTAACCCAAATTAGTTTAGGGCAACAACTAGTTGCAAATGTACAGTCCAAGTTAAGCGACGGTAGTTTTTTAGTAAAGCTCGCCGATACTGTCGCCAAGATGAACCTTCCCAACTCAACTGAAGTCGGCTCCAAGCTTAATCTGACATTAATTGGTAAAGAACCCCGCCCTACGTTTGTCATTAGCCCATCCGCTGAAAATATTACTTCTGGTATTAACAGCACACCAACAGACATCAGTAATACAGCCCATTTAATAAGCACTTTATTGCAAAACTCAAGTAATCAGCCACCCGCAATGATTATTGCGAAAAGCAATACTGTGCTAATGAACCAAACCAGCCAGCCACAAGCAGTAGCTCAAACATTACAACAAGCCATCTCACAGTCGGGTGTTTTCTATGAGTCCCATTTAGCAAACTGGGCGAGTGGGCATATGAATGTGACGCAACTCATGCAGGAGCCGCAGGCACAGCTTTCACCTCGCCTAGAAACTTCATCATCCACTGATACAACTAACAAACTAACTGAACTATCAAATAATCCGACGCTGCAACAACTAGTCAATACACAGCTACAAACTTTAGAACAAAACCACCTCATATGGCAGGGAAATGCTTGGCCTGGACAAGCCATGCAATGGGAAATCAGCCAAGACACGCCGCAGCACAATCAACAGCAAACATCTGCTGAATCCACTTGGCATAGCGATGTCAAATTTGAACTACCTGCGTTGGGTAATATTACTGCCACCTTACGATTAACGGGTACACATTTAAGTGTCCAGATTCAGACAGAAAATCCGGACAGCGCCAATAAACTTCAGACTAATACGACATTATTGGTTAACGCACTGTCTGCTGCAGGAATTCCTATCGACGCAGTATTAATTAAGCCTGCAATATCGGCTACACAAGTGCCAGTAGATTTATCCATGAGTCAAAACAATGAATAA
- a CDS encoding EscU/YscU/HrcU family type III secretion system export apparatus switch protein, with protein MNKPPPSAVALVYQAGDAAPKVVAKGKGLIAEEIIARAQANGVFVHESKELVALLMQVDLDENIPPNLYRAVAELLAWLYRIENGQNNTPIPPTQL; from the coding sequence ATGAATAAACCACCACCATCGGCCGTTGCACTCGTATACCAGGCTGGTGATGCTGCACCAAAGGTAGTTGCGAAAGGCAAAGGACTAATCGCCGAGGAAATCATAGCCCGCGCACAGGCAAATGGCGTGTTTGTGCATGAATCCAAAGAATTAGTCGCATTATTGATGCAGGTAGATTTAGATGAAAATATCCCACCCAATCTTTATCGTGCTGTAGCCGAACTTTTAGCATGGTTATATCGCATAGAAAATGGACAAAATAACACGCCAATTCCACCTACTCAGCTATAA
- a CDS encoding flagellar protein FlaG: protein MIIQNIGSTGLAATPDTGAAKVASPAPTPTPAPAPEKSATSQQLHAAVDTMNHAMAQSNQSLQFSVDTETKRPVVTVVDSQTGDVIMQFPSKAILAIAHSIDQYQSGMLLNHKA from the coding sequence ATGATTATCCAAAATATAGGTTCAACCGGACTAGCCGCTACTCCTGACACGGGTGCGGCTAAAGTCGCTTCTCCTGCACCCACTCCGACGCCAGCCCCAGCCCCTGAAAAATCAGCGACGTCTCAACAGCTACATGCTGCGGTAGACACTATGAACCATGCCATGGCGCAGTCAAATCAGAGCTTGCAGTTCAGTGTGGATACAGAAACAAAGAGACCCGTAGTCACTGTGGTTGATAGCCAAACAGGCGATGTGATTATGCAATTTCCGTCAAAGGCAATATTGGCGATTGCACACTCAATAGACCAATATCAAAGCGGTATGCTATTGAATCATAAGGCTTAA
- a CDS encoding flagellin — protein MAQVINTNVSALFAGQALNKSQQALQTAQERLSSGLRINSAKDDATGLATATTYDTTIRGANQAARNSNDAISTAQTNDGYMAQITANLQRLYEIGVQLGGTASGAEATALIAENTRINALATSDTGAVIDSTGTVGGAVGTKPTLTATGSSASIATINADLTAVSTARSSYGADMATYGSAVAVLQLQSVNVSASYSRIMDTDYAAETAAASKNNILQQAGTAALAQANQNPQSVLSLLR, from the coding sequence ATGGCACAAGTCATTAACACTAACGTATCCGCTCTGTTTGCTGGCCAAGCGTTGAATAAATCACAACAAGCATTACAGACAGCTCAAGAACGCCTTTCATCAGGCTTACGTATCAATAGCGCAAAAGATGATGCAACTGGCCTAGCGACTGCCACTACCTACGACACTACGATACGCGGTGCAAACCAAGCAGCTCGCAATTCAAATGACGCCATCTCAACCGCACAAACCAATGACGGCTATATGGCACAAATTACCGCCAATCTGCAACGTTTATATGAGATTGGAGTGCAGTTGGGCGGTACGGCATCAGGCGCAGAGGCAACAGCATTGATAGCAGAAAATACCCGCATTAATGCTTTAGCCACCAGCGATACCGGAGCAGTTATTGACTCAACGGGTACTGTAGGAGGTGCAGTTGGTACGAAGCCTACGCTTACTGCCACCGGGAGTTCCGCATCAATTGCAACCATTAATGCCGACCTTACTGCCGTTTCTACTGCTCGTTCAAGCTACGGTGCAGATATGGCAACCTATGGTTCAGCTGTAGCCGTGTTGCAACTGCAATCCGTGAACGTATCTGCATCATACAGCCGTATCATGGATACAGATTATGCCGCAGAGACAGCTGCAGCATCTAAAAACAACATCTTGCAACAAGCGGGGACAGCAGCATTAGCACAAGCTAACCAAAACCCCCAGTCAGTCTTGTCACTGTTACGATAA